From a single Gemmatimonadaceae bacterium genomic region:
- a CDS encoding prepilin-type N-terminal cleavage/methylation domain-containing protein yields MKKGFTLIELLIVVVIIGILAAVAIPKFSNTKQRASRS; encoded by the coding sequence ATGAAGAAGGGCTTCACCCTGATCGAACTTCTGATCGTGGTCGTGATCATCGGCATCCTGGCTGCCGTCGCGATCCCGAAGTTCTCGAACACGAAGCAGCGCGCCTCGCGCTCG